The Thermodesulfatator atlanticus DSM 21156 genome contains the following window.
ATATTGGGGCCGCCTTCCATAGGATGGGTAAAGCATAAGAAAAGACTAACACTGCGGTTGTCATTTACGCTAACAATATCATCTGAAGGGATTAGGAGCTGGAAGTGAGCCCAGGCAGGCATAGCAAAAACTAAAAGAAGCAAAGAAATAACTGAAAATAGCCTTTTCATTTTAACCTCCTTTGTGCCAAAATTTTTAATTTAGTGCTACGTTAGCTTTTATAATACGCTTTTTGTTAGTGTCAATGAAAGGGTGGGAATTCTTAGTATTTATTCTTTTAGGCGCCGGTGAATGGCCAGGGCAAGATAGCTTTCATTTTCCTGAAATAGAAGCCTTTTTGCCACCAGATCATCCAGAAAGCCTTTTAGTTTTGTTTCAGGTATATTGGGGAACTTTTCTTTCAACTCTTTGAGAGACCTGATGTCCATTAAGAAAAGATAAATGTCCCGCGAAGGGCCTTTTAGTCTGTGATGGAGGACATTGCCGTTAGGCAGAACCTGGCGAATGATAAGAAAACTTTTTCCATCACGATAGCTAAGAAGAGGGCCTTTTTCTTTAGTAAGCTTATGATAAAGCTTTTGCCAGCGTTTTACTTTCTGCCTCACAGGCTGCCACAGGCGCCTTTGAAAGGCCCTGTCGCCTCGATAAGACCATCCAAGAGGGACAAAGTCTTTTAGGATTTTTTCTGGAAAAAAATAGCGATAATAAGGATGTGGCCAGATGGCCTTGATACCGTAATTTTGGTAATTCTTAAAGACATGGCTTTCGTAGCCCAGCCAGAACGAAACCGTAGTAAGCGGCCGATAGGGAAATACAAAATCGAGATTCCGAAGGGTTTCAGCGACTTCTTCTACGCAGCAGCCTGGAAATTCCAAAATAAGGTTTCCCTCAAGGATAAGGCCTGCTTCTTCGCAATGTCTCATAGCTGCTATGTTTTCAATGGCGGTAGTCCCTTTGTTCAGTTTTTTGAGAACTCCCGTGCTCAGGGCTTCTATTCCTATTTGTACCCAGGTAAGACCACCCTGGCGCATAAGATGGTAATCAGTGCGTTTATAAACTGCGCGTAGCTCTGCAAAAAAACGATAGTCGATTTTGTCTTTGGCAAGCTCAGCAAAAAGAAGAAGGGAATCTTTTACTGGCAGACAATTATCCATGAAGGCAAAATCCAAGAGCCCTGCTTGTGCGTGGGCCCTAATTTCTTTTAAAACCTGGGGAAGGGCCTTTTTACGAAAGCCATGCCATTGAAGATTTAGATTGCAAAAGCTGCACTTGAACCACCAACATCCCCGGGACATTTCCAAGGGGATTGTCGGGAAAAAGCGCTTCTCCGCAGGAAGAGACATAACCTCCTTTAGGTAGTCGTCATAGATAGGCGAGGGAAGTTCTTCTGGGTTAAGCTCTAAAAAACCTTCTCCTTCCACGGTGCCGTTTTTGCGAAAGAAAAGACCTTTGTGAGGCTTTGGAGCCCCTTCGATCAAATGTTTGAGCAAGGCTAAAAGAGGTTTTTCTCCTTCGCCGTTTATTATGAAATCAACCTCGGGAAAAAGCCGCAAAATACTTTTTCCTAAGTCTTTCGCGCAGCTTGAGCCGCCAAAGATAACAGGCTTTTCAGGAAAACGCCTTTTAAGCCATTTTGCCCCCCAAAGAGAAGTGCAAAGCTGATTAAGGCATACCGAAAAACCTATGGCGGAAAAAGGCTTCCAATCTATCTCTGCAAAACAGGCTTCAAGGTTGCTTTCCAAAGTGGCTAAATTTTTTTCGAAATCAAAGTTTGGGATTTTTCCTTTGGTCTTTTTTTGACAAAAGTTTTTAATTTCAGGGCACCTTTCAGGAAAAAGAAGTGCTGCTCCCAGGGCTTCTGCTATCCAGAATGTTTCACTTAATTTTTGATACAGGTCGTAGCCAAGGGCTGAGGCCACTTTGAGATAGGGATGAAATGATTTGACTTCTAATTCAGGCCAGTTTTTTTGTAAAAACCCCTTTAGCACCCCTACTTGCACAGAGGGTCTGCTAAAGAGGGGCCACGGCATAGCGATAAGAGCAAAAGATCTTGGGTTCACTTTGGCTTAATAAGATTGCATTTGCGCGAGATAGGCCTTCCAGCCTTCGTATTCTAATTTAGCGGCCTTTTCTTCTACCATTTCTTTCATGTCTTTCATGAATTCTTTTACGCGCTTGCGGATTTCTGGGTACTTGGCGCCGAGCATTTTGGCCGCAAGGATCCCCGCATTTTTAGCGTTGTTTATGGCAACAGTGGCCACAGGCACCCCTGCTGGCATTTGCACAATGGAAAGAAGCGAATCCATCCCGGAAAGAGAACGTGTTTTGACAGGCACTCCAATTACAGGAAGCGCGGTAAGAGAGGCTACCATGCCTGGAAGATGCGCTGCTCCTCCTGCGCCAGCTATGATTATCTCTATGCCGCGTTCTTCGGCTTTTTGGGCATAATCAAACATGCGCTCAGGGGTACGGTGTGCGGAAACAATGCTTATTTCATAAGGTACTTGGAATTTTTCGAGCATTTCCGCGGCGTCTTTCATGACGGGTAAATCTGAGTCACTTCCCATGATGATGGCAACTAGTGGTTTGTCCACGTTACTCCCCCTTTACGTGTAGGATTTCTTTTACTTTCATGGCCTTTTTAACGACTTGGTCAATGTTGCGGTCAACTATATTCACATGCCCCATTTTACGAAAAGGCCTAACTTCCTTTTTGCCATAAAGATGTATGTGCACGCCTTCCAGGGAAAGCGCCTCTTCGAAGCCTTCTATCACAGGCGTTCCCTGGCCTTCGCCCAAAAGGTTTATCATCATGGTGGGGATCAAAAGATCAGTAGCGCCTAGAGGGAGTCCGGCTATGGCCCTGATGTGTTGTTCAAACTGAGAAGTAATACAACCATCAAGGGTAAAATGGCCAGAATTGTGTGGCCTTGGGGCAATCTCGTTTACCAGGATATCGCCCTCTTTACTCAAAAACATTTCCACGGCAAAAATTCCAACAGCACCTTCTCCTAAGGCCTCAATCACCTGAAAAGCTATTTCCTGGGCCTTTGCGGCCAAAGATTCATCTATGCGTGCGGGGCAAAGGACTTCATCGCAGATATTAGCACGAACGTCAAATAGCATTTCCACTACGGGATAAACTTTTATCTCGCCTTGCGGAGATCTTGCCACCAAAACGGCAATTTCTTTTTCAATGGCGATGGCTTCTTCTACGTAGAAATTCTCTTTAAAAGCGTCTTTTAGATCTTCTTCGCTCTTAATGACCAGGACTCCCTGGCCGTCGTATCCCCCGTGTCTCAATTTTTGTACAAAGGGATACCCCAACAGTTTGGCCGCCTGAGTTAAGTCTTCTTGGTTTAAGAATCGGGGTATGGGAATCCCGGCTTCTTTGAGTAACATTTTCTGTTTGAGTTTGTCCTGGATGATATCGAGAATCTTGGGAGACGGCCTTATTACAACACCTTGCTGTTCGAGTTCATTAAGCTTTTGCGTATTTACGTGTTCAATATCAAAGGTTATCACATCTACTTTTTCCGCGAGGAGAGCTATTTTCTCAGGGTCTTTAAAGCTTCCGATTATTTGCTTGGCTCCTACTTGAGCCGCGGGGCATGCTGGGGTGGGATCAAGGACTAAAAAATCAAAACCAAGTCTTTTGGTCTCAAGGACCATCATACGTGCAAGTTGTCCCCCACCGAGTATTCCAATTGTTTTAATATTTTTCATGTAGCTCCTTTTATTTTTCCCAAGTTGGTAACAATTTCGGATTCTTGCCTAAACTTTATACAACCTTCTTAAAAAAACCAAAAGAGAACTTTGAAAGATCGTCGGTATCAGCGTTGTAAGCACCACCGCACTTACAAAACAGGCCAGGGTGTTCTCCCTGGCCTGTTTAGCTATTCTTTTTGCAAAAGTTCTTTGACGCTTGGGAAAAGGTCGAGATTGGTATGAGGCAAAAACAGAGCTGAAACGTAGTAGTCCATGTAACCAGGATGGGCAGAAAGCTCAAAGTGGGTCATCATCTGGGCAACTTGTTCCATCTCCGCTAGAGCCTCCTGAGAAAGGGCTGCCATGCGGGCCCCAAGAAGCGAGCTGTTGCCCACAAAATAAAAGTTTTCCCTGGGAAGGTCCGGCAAAAGCCCGATAATAATAGCCTGCTCAAGATCAAGAAAACTGCCAAAGTTTCCCGCAAGAATAACCCGCTCAACCATGCCTATTTCAAGGCCAACGGACTCAAGAAGCGTTTGGTACCCTGAAAACATGGCCCCTTTGGCGCGGATGAGATTATCAATATCTGCTTCGGTAAAAACAATGTCTTCGCCTGTGGCAGACTCTTCTGCCCAAACAAGCACGTATTCATAGCCTTCGCGGCCTTCTCTTATGCGCGGGTTGTCAAGGTCGCGACGGTATTTGCCAGACTGGTCAATAATGCCTTCGATAAAAAGGCTTGCCAGAAGCGAAATAATACCCGAGCCGCAAATCCCTTTTGGCTTTTTATTGCCAATAGTAAGGATCATGGGCTCAAGGGTCTCTGGATCAATGTGCACGGCCTCTATGGCCCCGGTGGTTGCGCGCATGCCGTGCTTAATCCCCCCGCCCTCAAAGGCAGGCCCAGCAGAACACGCTGCGCAGGCTAGAAAGTCCTGGTTCCCCACCACGATTTCGCCATTGGTGCCGATATCGATAAAAAGCGTTAAAGGGCTCTCCTTGGCCATGCCTGTGGCCACCACCCCTGCGGTAATGTCTCCACCCACGTAGCTTGCCACGCACGGAGCAAGGGTTGTAATGGTCTGGTCTCCGGCTGGAAGGCCAAGCTCTTTAGCAGGAACCACGGGAAATTTGGCAGCTACCGGCACATAAGGGCTTTCGCGCAAGAATCGTGGCTCAAGCATGAGCAGAAAATGGCTCATAACTGTGTTGCCTGCAAAGGAATAATGGGCAATTTCTTCGGGCTTAACCCCGTGTTTACCGCAAAGTTCCTGAGAAAGCTTGGCAATGCATTCCACCACCCGCTCATGAAGTATCTTTAATCCGTCTTTTTTACGGGCAAATTCAATGCGGCTGATTACGTCTTCACCATAGCTGATTTGTGGGTTGTAATCTGAAGTAGAGCCAATAACGTTTCCTGAATTCAAATCAACCAGTTCTGCGCAAATCGTGGTGGTGCCTATGTCAACGGCTATGGCGAAATGACGCGAGGTGGTATCACCTGGCACAACATCAAGGAGTCGTGGCGTATTTTTTTTGAAAACGCAAGCGGTGACATCAAAGTTTTTTTCACGAAGAACGTAAGGCAGCTTTCTTAGGAGCTTCCAGTTTATGTCTATTTCTTCTGCAGAGAGTTCTTTGAGAATTCCTGTTTCAAGTCGAGCCAGATCAGGCATATTGTTTTCAATGCTTGGGGGCTCAAGAGAAAGATGAATCTTTTGCATTACAGGGGATATGCTCACTTTGGCAGGCCCGCGAGCTTCAAGCCAGGAACTTGCCACTTTCTTTGCCGGGCGCAAAAGGGCTCTTCGGTCAACCTCACTTTCAACTGGTACGCGAATTACCAAATCGCTTTTGGGAATTAACGTGCAGGCCTTATACCCGCCTTCGGGGAGAGGCTCCCCTTCCACCTCTCCTCCTTCTAAAAACACACGGCATTTGCCGCAGACTCCTGCGCCACCACAGGAAGCGTTAATATGAATACCCGCCTTCATGGCTGCGCGGATAACAGTTTCACCTTCAGGGATTTCAACTGTTACCCCCGCAGGAAGAAACGTAATCTTTGGCATGCTTACCTCCTAAAGCTCAAGCCAGGATTCAGAAAAGATGGTCTTTCCTGTGAGCACACGAGTGGTTTTGTAAATTTCGAGCTCTTTAGGAGAAAGCGAAGCCGGGTCTGGCTCATCTCCGTCCATGATGTCATGGACAAGTTTTACCCACTCAGGGTGTTTTCCTTTGGCAATTTCAACGAGCTCTTTGTCATATACGTTCAAAATAGCCGAGTAAATGTTGTATTTCATGAGCATCATGAGATAAACCCGGTCAAGATAGCCCCTCAGGTGATGGGGCACCCCGTTTGATACGTTTGAAAGGCCAACCGTGCTTTTACATCCCGGCGCAATATCTGGCAGCATGGCCAGAAAATTGAGCCCTTCAAGTATCTGATCAGCTCCCAGGGTAATGGGTGTGCCAATGGGGTCCACCCAGATTTTTTCATTAGGAATACCTGCTTCATTCATGGCCATGATAAGGTCCACAGCCATAGCTGCCCGCTCATTGGCATCGCGGGGCATACCCTCTGGCCCCCAGAGAAGAGCGATCACGTCGCAACCCACTTCCGCAGCAAAAGGGATGAGCTTTTCCATGCGTTCAGGTTGGGCTGAGATGGAATTCATCAGCATGCCAGCAGGATTTTTCGAGGCCTTAATCCCGGCAATCAAGGCGTCAGGGTTAGTGGTATCAAGGGAAAGAGGAGTATCAACCACTTCTTCTACGACTTTTACGATCCAGGCAGCAAGGTCCGGACCGTCTTTTTTGGCCGGGCCTATGTTTAGGTCAAGATAATCTGCCCCAAGCTCTGTTTCTTCCTTGGCCATTTCCTGGATGGGAACGGGATTGCGCTCCTTCATAGCAGCGCCTGTTCTTTTGCCCATAATGTTAATGGATTCTGCAATGCAAACGACTTTTTGAGACATAAAACCCTCCTTAAAAGTATTTTTTGGGAGGGCATTCGAGGAGGCACAAAGGGAAGAAATCCCCTTTGCAGGGCCTTAAGCCTCGAAGCCCTACAAAACTCAAACCCTGGGCCGGTCTCCCGGCTTCCAGATCATCCTACTTGCCGCGCCTTCCCAGGGCCTGCTGTGGGCCCCAGTGGCTTGTCCCCAAGGGTGGGTAGCGGCTTTCGTCCCCGGTTACGGTTGCGGGCCAGCGCCGGACTTCCACCGGACTTCCCGATTATCTCCAATAGGAGCACCCAGGGCCCTGTTGTTCAACTTAATTTTTACTGAAAACCATTTTAAGTCAATACGATTTGTTAACGGTCATAAGCGATTGCCACAACAAAACATGAAAAAGCGCTGCGGGGACCGGCCAGGGACCTGCTCTTTTTCTCAAGCCCCGTTGTGGGGATCCGTTCCTATTTTTCTTTCCGAAAAATGGGAACGGATCCTGAACTCCGAAAGCACAAAACAGATGGCACTTGAACATGTCATTGCAATCGAGGCGAGGCAATCTAGCTCCCTCACTGTGCTCGGTAGAGAGATCGCTTCGTCGGCCTTAACAGCCCTCCTCGCGCTGACATTTTAGCGGTTATTGCTAGGGCCTCTTTTTCTGTCATTGCGAGGGAGCGTAAGCGACCAAAGCAATCTCATGGGATCACTTCGGCGTACGAATCGCACGCCTTGTGATGATGGTGTAGCCGGGATCGCGCGGGAGTACAAGCCTCGCGAAGATGCTTTGTGGGATAAATTTGCTACCAATAATATTGTCAAAGGCACTCGCAATGCATGATAAGGGGGTTGGGAGTGACGGAAAAAGAAAAGGGGGCCAAGCCCCCTTCCTTTATTCGTGGATTTCGCCGGTGCCTGTTCCAGGAGCCTTGGCTTCAGGCTCACCAATGTCAACAAAGCGATCCTTAAGTTTCTCAAGGACTTTGGGAAGGGTGGTGTATTCCATTTCTTCAGGCGGAAGACGGTGTGGTTCAAAAATACCCTGGCGACGAAGCTGATTAGCAAGAATTGCGCAGCGATTACGAGCATCATCAAAGGCAGGATCATCAAAAAGATCATTAGGACCTACCAGTTTTCCATTACACAACTGATAACCAGCAGCAACAACACGAGGAGGACCATCGAAACGAGTGGGTTTGGCCTCTTTAAAGGAGACTGGCATAAGAGGGCCTGTGTGTGAACCGCGCATCCAACCTTCTACTAGCCAAGGTCTTGCAAAAGGCTCAAGGGCTTCACCCACTGCGGGAAAGCCACTTTGACAACGAACGATCAATACGGGATCGTCTTTACCTACGTAACGCCCAGCCATTAAAGAAAGTTTTTGGGTTGAAGCCACCGCAGCGATTTCTTGGTCTCTATTGCGGTAAACAGCCCTTACGACATAGCGGCTCGTAGCTCCGATGAACACCAAGAGGTCATAAAGCTCTCTCGGGGTTTCTAGCTTTACTGCTTTGCCGGAATAAACATCCATTACTTCAAAGGTAAAGCCATCATGCATGGAAGGGTCGATTACCAAACCGGCAGTGTTCATGGGATCAGCAAACATTTCATAAAGAGCTAGGTTCCAGGCACTTGGAGAAGTTTTATCCGCAAAATATACGATGATTGGTTCGCTTTTCCTTTCTTCAAATTCCATTTCAGCTACACCAGGGCCCATGCCTTTTACGTTTCCAGAAAAGGCATCAGCAAGGAGATCCTGGCCTGCTCCATAAAGTTTGAGACTTTTTGCAACTTCTGTCCCTGCAACAAAGGCATCCCAGGCGAGTTTGTGGACCTCTTCGTTATCTTTGCCTTTGGTATGGGTCATTACTATGGCAATGTCATCACCACAGGTAATAACAGAAGCATCGATCAAGATTCCTTTGGAAACAGCCTCTGCGACGTATTCTTTTACCTTTGCTACTACGTCAGGGTGTGTAGAGGAATGTCCTACATAGCCGCCAATATCGGCCTTAATCACTGAAAGAGTGAGCTTCATATTGCCCTCCTTTGGTATAGTTTTTCTGGGAAACCCCTCGCCTATTTAATACCAATTTTTATTAAGAAAAAGAAGAAATTTTTGAAAACAATGTGGAAGGCAAAGAAAAGAGATGGTGCCGAGGGCGGGAGTCGAACCCGCACGGGGGTGAACCCCAGTGGATTTTGAGTCCACCGCGTCTGCCAGTTCCGCCACCTCGGCGTGCTCTAATCAATTACCACGAAGCCTTGGTTCTTGCAACGTGCAAGGCATCTTGTCGCTTATTAGATTTCCGTTAAATTTTCCTTGCCATGCAAATAAAACGGTTAGAAATTTTTGGCTTTAAATCCTTCCCGCGCAAGATTTCTATCAGCTTCCCCCCTGGGATCTCAGCCATTGTGGGGCCAAATGGCTCAGGGAAAAGCAACCTGGTAGATGCCTTAAGGTGGATCCTTGGAGAACAAAACCCACGCCTTTTACGTGTGCGGGAAATGTCAGATCTCATATATGCTGGTGAAAACGGCTTTCGTCCGGAATTTGCCGAAGTAAGGCTTGTCCTTGATAATGAAAAAAAAGACGGTCCTAAAGAGCTTGCTAACCTTTCTGAGATTTCTGTGGTGCGGCGGCTTTATCGCGACGGTGAAAGCGAATTCTTCCTTAATAATAAACCCTGCCGCCTGAAAGACATTGTCTATCTTTTTATTGATAGCGGTGTTTACGCTCGGGGATACGGCATCATAGACCAGGGCCAGGTAAGTCAATTTATCGACCAATCTCCTAAAGAAAGGCGCAAACACCTTGAACAACTGGCTGGGATTAGCCGCTACAAAATCCGCCGTGATGAAACAGAAAAACAAATAACAAAAACCCTGGAAAACTTAAGACGTATAAAAGATATTTTGAGCGAAGTAGAGGGAAGATTAGAAGAACTCAGTAAACAAGCCGCTGAAGCTAAAAAATATCTTTCTTTGCAGGAAGAGCTGAGAAATCTCGAAATACATAAGTTAAACCAGGAATATAAAAAACAAACAGAAAAGAAAGAAAAAATTCTCGAAAAAAGAAAACAATTAGAAGTAAAGGTTAAATCATTAAAAAAAGAGATTGAACAGCTTGAACCAGAAATCCTAGAATGTGAAGGCAAAATAGGAATCCTTGAGGAAGAACTGCAAAACTTAGAAAAGAAATTAAGAGACTTAGAAGAACAGCACCAGGTAAAAAGAAAAGAAATAAACGTTTTGTTTAGAGAAGAATCGAACTTTGCCAAAGAAATTTCGCAAATAGAAGGGAAGATTTCGGCAAATAAGGAAAGACAACAAAAAATCAGGTTAAGAATATCTGGAATTAAAAAAGAAATAGACGAGATCAAAAAAAATCTCCCAGAAAAGGAAAAAACATATTTTTTCTTAAAAGAAGAAAATAAAACAATTACTGAAAATATAAAAAACGAAGAAAGAGAATTAAAAGAGCTAGAAGAAGCAACAAGAGCGCTGCAAATAAAACTTGATCAAATTAGTAGTGAAATAGAAAGATTGGACAGGGAGCTGGCCTTAGTTACAAAAGAAAAAGAGAAATTCATAAAAGAAGTTGAAGAGCTAAATAATAAAAAAACTATTATAGTACAAAGACTTGAAAATCTAGCAAAAGAAAAAGAAAATTATGAAAAAAAGATAAAAGCAATAGAAGACGAATTGAAAGAAAAGGTTAAAATAGAAGAAAATACTGAAAACGATATAAGAATCATTGAAGAAGAACTTCATGAGCTGTATTTGAGAAGAAAAGAGCTTGAAAGGGAAGTTTCATGGTTATCTTCTTTTATAAGTCAATCCACCAAAGGAATAACAGAAGTTTTAAGCAAAAACAAAATAAAATTTGAACTGGCACTAAATCAAGTAGACCTAACTGAAGAAGAGGAAAAGATTATTGATCACGTATATCAAGACCTAACAAAAGCTATTATCTTAAAGAATAGAAAAGACTTGCCGAAAGCGATTGAGGTTTTGTCAAATACAAATAAAAAAGCGGTGCTTTTTATTGGAAATGACATTAACAGCGTCCTTAAAGAAAAAACTAAAAATATTCAAATTGTTAAAAGCCTGGAAGAAGCAAACATTGAAGAAGAAAAGAAATATCTGATTCCAGAAAAAAATATATTAGTTACCCCTGATGGTTTTGTCTTTGTTTCTTCATCAAAAAGCGAAGAGTTACTAAAAAAGAAAAAAAGGCTTGAAACATTAGTGAAAGAAAAAGAGCAAATACTGCTCAAGATAAAAGAAAAAGAAAGCAAAAACAAAATCTTAAAAGAAAGGCAGGAAAAGCTCAAAAAAGAAATAAGTCAACTAGCTGCTCAAAAAGAAGAATCTGTTAAAAAAATTAAAAACTACACTAAAGAAATGCAGCAAAATCAAATAAACCTAGAAAAAATCGAAAACAATTTAGAAATATTGCAAAAAAATATCTTCTTCCTGGAAGAAAAAATAAATAGTATCAAGAATGAAATCGAAGAAAAAGCTAGCAAAAAAGAACCACTAAAAAAAGAATTTAAAACGTTCGAAGAAAAACTGTTTGAACTGAAGGAAAAATATGAAAGAGAAAAACGACATAAGCTAGAAATAAGTAAAAAACTAAGAGAGATAGAAATAGAACTCATAAGAAAAAAAGAAAAAAAAGAAACTCTTACAAAAGAACTTCAAAAGCAAATCGAAGAAGAAAGCATTTTAGCGCAACAAATAGAGAAATTTGTTTACAAAAAAGATAAAATAAACACTAATTGGCAGCAAATTAAGAAGAAAATTAAAGAGCTAAAAAGTATTCTTAATAGCCAACAAGAAGAAATAAATTCGATTAAAGGAGTAATCGAAGAAAAGAAAAAGAAATTAGACCATTTAAGAAAAAGAGAAAAAGAACTAAGAAATATTGTTTATGAAAAAACCAAAGAGCTAGAAAATGAAGAAAAAGCTCTAAACAGGATATCAGTTGATTTGGCTCAGACTGAGCTCACTTTGGCGCATTTAGCCGAACAAGCTTACCAAAATTTTAAAATCTTCCTTCCTTTAAATGAGGAAAACGAAGAAAAGATACGCATTAAAGACATAAATAAAAGAATATTGGAAGTAAAAGAAGAATTAGACAAGTTTGGGCTGATAAATCTTGCAGCTATCGAAGAATTAGAAAAAACAAAAGAAAGAAAAAACTTCTTGATTTCTCAAAAAGAGGACCTGGAAAAGGCGTTGGATGACTTAAAGGCAGCGGTAAAACAAATTAACCAAACCTGCCGCAAACGTCTGAAACGAGCCCTTGCCGCTGCCAATGAAAAACTTGCTCAGATTTTTCCGGTACTTTTCCCTGAAGCATCGGCAGAGTTGCGTTTTACTGAATCAGAAGACCCACTTGAGGCCGGACTTGATCTTATCGTCAAGCTCCCCGGGAAGCCGATCCGCCATCTGGCTATGCTTTCAGGTGGGGAAAAAGCCCTTACCGCCCTTGCTGTTCTTTGTGCCTTTTATCTGGTCAAACCAGGGCCTTTTTGTGTCTTAGACGAGGTAGATGCCCCGCTAGATGAAGCCAATACCGAAAAATTCGTTAATCTTTTACGAGAACTTACCAAACACTCCCAAGTGATCTTGGTAACCCATAACAAACGCGTCATGGAAAACGCAGATCTCCTCATAGGGGTAACGATGGAAGAAAAGGGCATAT
Protein-coding sequences here:
- a CDS encoding dihydropteroate synthase encodes the protein MSQKVVCIAESINIMGKRTGAAMKERNPVPIQEMAKEETELGADYLDLNIGPAKKDGPDLAAWIVKVVEEVVDTPLSLDTTNPDALIAGIKASKNPAGMLMNSISAQPERMEKLIPFAAEVGCDVIALLWGPEGMPRDANERAAMAVDLIMAMNEAGIPNEKIWVDPIGTPITLGADQILEGLNFLAMLPDIAPGCKSTVGLSNVSNGVPHHLRGYLDRVYLMMLMKYNIYSAILNVYDKELVEIAKGKHPEWVKLVHDIMDGDEPDPASLSPKELEIYKTTRVLTGKTIFSESWLEL
- the fbp gene encoding fructose-1,6-bisphosphate aldolase/phosphatase; this translates as MKLTLSVIKADIGGYVGHSSTHPDVVAKVKEYVAEAVSKGILIDASVITCGDDIAIVMTHTKGKDNEEVHKLAWDAFVAGTEVAKSLKLYGAGQDLLADAFSGNVKGMGPGVAEMEFEERKSEPIIVYFADKTSPSAWNLALYEMFADPMNTAGLVIDPSMHDGFTFEVMDVYSGKAVKLETPRELYDLLVFIGATSRYVVRAVYRNRDQEIAAVASTQKLSLMAGRYVGKDDPVLIVRCQSGFPAVGEALEPFARPWLVEGWMRGSHTGPLMPVSFKEAKPTRFDGPPRVVAAGYQLCNGKLVGPNDLFDDPAFDDARNRCAILANQLRRQGIFEPHRLPPEEMEYTTLPKVLEKLKDRFVDIGEPEAKAPGTGTGEIHE
- the purE gene encoding 5-(carboxyamino)imidazole ribonucleotide mutase, with translation MGSDSDLPVMKDAAEMLEKFQVPYEISIVSAHRTPERMFDYAQKAEERGIEIIIAGAGGAAHLPGMVASLTALPVIGVPVKTRSLSGMDSLLSIVQMPAGVPVATVAINNAKNAGILAAKMLGAKYPEIRKRVKEFMKDMKEMVEEKAAKLEYEGWKAYLAQMQSY
- a CDS encoding RiPP maturation radical SAM C-methyltransferase; translated protein: MPWPLFSRPSVQVGVLKGFLQKNWPELEVKSFHPYLKVASALGYDLYQKLSETFWIAEALGAALLFPERCPEIKNFCQKKTKGKIPNFDFEKNLATLESNLEACFAEIDWKPFSAIGFSVCLNQLCTSLWGAKWLKRRFPEKPVIFGGSSCAKDLGKSILRLFPEVDFIINGEGEKPLLALLKHLIEGAPKPHKGLFFRKNGTVEGEGFLELNPEELPSPIYDDYLKEVMSLPAEKRFFPTIPLEMSRGCWWFKCSFCNLNLQWHGFRKKALPQVLKEIRAHAQAGLLDFAFMDNCLPVKDSLLLFAELAKDKIDYRFFAELRAVYKRTDYHLMRQGGLTWVQIGIEALSTGVLKKLNKGTTAIENIAAMRHCEEAGLILEGNLILEFPGCCVEEVAETLRNLDFVFPYRPLTTVSFWLGYESHVFKNYQNYGIKAIWPHPYYRYFFPEKILKDFVPLGWSYRGDRAFQRRLWQPVRQKVKRWQKLYHKLTKEKGPLLSYRDGKSFLIIRQVLPNGNVLHHRLKGPSRDIYLFLMDIRSLKELKEKFPNIPETKLKGFLDDLVAKRLLFQENESYLALAIHRRLKE
- the purK gene encoding 5-(carboxyamino)imidazole ribonucleotide synthase produces the protein MKNIKTIGILGGGQLARMMVLETKRLGFDFLVLDPTPACPAAQVGAKQIIGSFKDPEKIALLAEKVDVITFDIEHVNTQKLNELEQQGVVIRPSPKILDIIQDKLKQKMLLKEAGIPIPRFLNQEDLTQAAKLLGYPFVQKLRHGGYDGQGVLVIKSEEDLKDAFKENFYVEEAIAIEKEIAVLVARSPQGEIKVYPVVEMLFDVRANICDEVLCPARIDESLAAKAQEIAFQVIEALGEGAVGIFAVEMFLSKEGDILVNEIAPRPHNSGHFTLDGCITSQFEQHIRAIAGLPLGATDLLIPTMMINLLGEGQGTPVIEGFEEALSLEGVHIHLYGKKEVRPFRKMGHVNIVDRNIDQVVKKAMKVKEILHVKGE
- a CDS encoding ASKHA domain-containing protein, with the translated sequence MPKITFLPAGVTVEIPEGETVIRAAMKAGIHINASCGGAGVCGKCRVFLEGGEVEGEPLPEGGYKACTLIPKSDLVIRVPVESEVDRRALLRPAKKVASSWLEARGPAKVSISPVMQKIHLSLEPPSIENNMPDLARLETGILKELSAEEIDINWKLLRKLPYVLREKNFDVTACVFKKNTPRLLDVVPGDTTSRHFAIAVDIGTTTICAELVDLNSGNVIGSTSDYNPQISYGEDVISRIEFARKKDGLKILHERVVECIAKLSQELCGKHGVKPEEIAHYSFAGNTVMSHFLLMLEPRFLRESPYVPVAAKFPVVPAKELGLPAGDQTITTLAPCVASYVGGDITAGVVATGMAKESPLTLFIDIGTNGEIVVGNQDFLACAACSAGPAFEGGGIKHGMRATTGAIEAVHIDPETLEPMILTIGNKKPKGICGSGIISLLASLFIEGIIDQSGKYRRDLDNPRIREGREGYEYVLVWAEESATGEDIVFTEADIDNLIRAKGAMFSGYQTLLESVGLEIGMVERVILAGNFGSFLDLEQAIIIGLLPDLPRENFYFVGNSSLLGARMAALSQEALAEMEQVAQMMTHFELSAHPGYMDYYVSALFLPHTNLDLFPSVKELLQKE